Genomic DNA from bacterium:
ATTTTACACCCGCCACGCGATATCCCCCAGTCCCCTATCTGTCCCATCCTTAAAATCTAAATAAAAGGTAAGCGTTCAGCCACTGGCACAAAGACACAACCTCGATGCTCGATCCTCGATGCTCGATACTCGATACTGGATACGGGATCCTTTACCAGCTTCGAGCATCAAGCATCCAGCATCGAGCATCGAGCATCCAGCATCCATGTGATGAACGGTTACAATAAAAGAATGTCCCATTAAGGATTAGCAGCTACAGCCGTTTTTCCTGATGCAAGTCTCTATTTAATACTCCTTTGGCATCTCTTGTAATTGGGCCAGGCTGAAGACCGGGCCATCGATACAGACATATTTGGGGCCGATATTGCATCGGCCGCATTTGCCTATGCCGCACTTCATCTTCATCTCCAAAGAGGTGATTATTTGCTCTGGCAAGAAACCGAGTTCCAAAAGGACGGGTAGGGTAAACTTAATCATAATGGGTGGTCCGCAAACCACGGCATAGGCGTCCTTCGATGATGGGGCCACCTCCTTGGTCACTGTGGGGACATACCCCACTCGCTTATCCCAGCCCTCAACCCTTTTATCGATGGTTTGAACGAGGTTTAGATCAGACCTCTTCTCCCATTCCCCTAAATCATCCTTGTAAAGGAGCAGATCAGGGGTACGGGCTCCATATATGACTGTAATATCCTGATACTCCTGTCGATGGCTCAATAGATAGACGGTCAAGGCCCGCAGGGTGGTAAAGGCGAAACCGCCACCAATGATGACTACACCCTTACCCTTGAATTCATCAACAGGGTAGTGATTTCCCAGGGGGCCTCGAAGGCCGATTATCTCCCCTTCCTCTAAATAATGGAGGGCGGTGGTCACCACGCCGAGCTTATTTACCGTGAATTTCAGATAGTCTTCTTCGGTTGGGGATGAGGCAATTCCAAACGGGGCCTCTCCCTTGCCCAGGATTGACAGCTCACAGAATTGTCCAGGCCGGAAGGTGAATTTCTCAT
This window encodes:
- a CDS encoding FAD/NAD(P)-binding protein produces the protein MSNPYFPIPVKVSRIIVESNDKTLKTFDLALVNGDEKFTFRPGQFCELSILGKGEAPFGIASSPTEEDYLKFTVNKLGVVTTALHYLEEGEIIGLRGPLGNHYPVDEFKGKGVVIIGGGFAFTTLRALTVYLLSHRQEYQDITVIYGARTPDLLLYKDDLGEWEKRSDLNLVQTIDKRVEGWDKRVGYVPTVTKEVAPSSKDAYAVVCGPPIMIKFTLPVLLELGFLPEQIITSLEMKMKCGIGKCGRCNIGPKYVCIDGPVFSLAQLQEMPKEY